The Cardiocondyla obscurior isolate alpha-2009 linkage group LG05, Cobs3.1, whole genome shotgun sequence genomic sequence CATTTAAGGTATAATTTTCCGCCACAGGGAACTGCCAGCGAAGCTACTTTGGTAGCGTTATTAGGAGCGAAGGccaaaaagataaaacaagTTAAAGAACAGCATCCCGACTGGACGGAAAACGAGATTATCGACAAACTAGTCGCATATTGTTCTTGTGAGTATactaatcttaatttttttttctttttctttttctatacTAAAACTGTATAATTAACACGCAAGAATTGATATAAGAgtagcaaaataaatattcattgtttattaattgtgATCaaggataaatttatatgccgCATGTAGAATATTAAATCACATCGATTACTCTCGGTCGATTCTATgttcattttaaattaagcAGAGAAGCAGGGCGCAACAATGAACGTCAAATATAAACGGTTCGATGACTTGAAATAAATACTTGAACTGTGACATGTATCTTAATGAATCTTAAATGATCTGTGGCACAGTTAGGCCTCACGTTGAAgcggaaataatattaaaaacaaatagtaacttcgaaaaatattgcaaCTTTCTAAAGTGCCACATAGCCGTAATTAACAATTAGATTcttaataaagtattatttaatttaacgtagtAGGATTTCATTTATATTCATTGCAATGCCTCGGCGAACGTAGATATAACGCTGAAAAGTGTCCGGTCGCTTTCAGTGACCGGGCACAATCAGCGCAAAGGTATGTGAATAGAGAGATTGAGAGGGATGGAATGATAGGGTGAGTATGGGGTTCACGGCACTTCATCAAGCAGCACTTTGTCGCCATGGCAACTCGTAATAACCGCTCCAGTTATATTTCAGACCGAACTTTCTGCTGATATTCTGGACGCCCATAATAAATTCGCGCTTTAtcaaaacgaagaaaaaagtaatgaaaaattttctacaatttttctCCGGCACGATTAATAATGCtgcaatttttgttttttttcttttttctataattattagaaatatcaAATGGAATGATATGCAACGAGCCGCTATTGTTCTAAAAGAATagcgaatttttatatatttttttttctcactgtaatagcaattttaattaacacgttAAGACTGAATTTCttcaatatttataagaaatttttttttttatttatgacaaaagattctttttttttttttcaggccAAGCACATAGTTCAGTTGAACGTGCTGGACTTCTCGGTGGAGTAAAGTTCAGGCAATTAGAAGttgatgaaaaatataaattacgcggCGATACTCTTGCCGAAGCAATTAAAAAGGATAGAGAAGAAGGATTCATACCGTTTTACGTAAGTCCCGTTTGTCTAATATTCCTTTATCAAATAAatgatattactttttttaatcaaataaaaaaaattgtataaaatttcaCCTTACAGGCCGTTGCTACTTTGGGTACTACTGTTAACTGCGCCTTTGATCGTCTCGATGAAATGGGATATGTATCGAATCGTGAAAATGTTTGGCTGCATGTAGACGCTGCTTATGCaggtataaattaatagtacttttcttattttgcaaaaaaaaaaaaaaaagaaaatattaaaaatatagattttttcattaaattcatataaaacatttatttcattGCAGGATCTGCTTTTATTTGTCCGGAATTTAGATACTTAATGAAAGGTATCGAAACGGCagattcgtttaattttaaccCCCATAAATGGATGCTAGTTAATTTCGACTGTTCTGCCATGTGGCTTAAAGATCCTACGTACGTCATAAACGCTTTCAATGTCGATCCTTTGTACCTGAAGCACGATATGCAAGGCGCAGCACCAGATTACAGGGTAATCCCTAAGAGttctttaaatttctattGTCAAATTTGCATTATCtaactaataaaattaaataaaaacgcgatttaaaaaaaattatgcctATAAACGAGCTAagtatattttgttacagCATTGGCAAATCCCGCTTGGACGTAGATTCCGATCTTTGAAACTCTGGTTCGTTTTGAGGCTCTACGGGGTCGAGAATTTACAAAAGTACATTAGAAAGCACGTAGCTCAGGCGCATGAATTCGAGGCATTGGTCCTCACGGATCCTCGCTTTGAAATCGTGAGCGAGGTTCTCATGGGATTGGTTTGCTTCCGATTGAAAGTAAGTCGTCGTCTATTCTCACTAGTACATTAATTAGCgcgattgaattaaatataacctACCTTTGGATAAAGATAAATACCAGAATCATTTTCACGAGTATAATAATTTGCAGGGATCTAACGAGCTCAATGAAACGCTGCTGAAAAGAATCAACGGCGCGGGAAATATCCATTTGGTTCCGTCTAAAATAAAGGACATGTATTTCCTACGATTCGCCGTCTGCTCTCGATTCAGTGAGAGCAAGGACATACAGTATTCGTGGAAGGAGATCAAGCTCAGAGCCACCGAGGTTCTCGAGGAGCAATCGATTTCGAAGTGATGGCGCGCTCAGATAGCTCGCGGTTGCAGATCGTTAGCGCCCGCCAATTGCAACCAATCCTAACTGCAAGTATTTCTTTTACACCCGCCGGCTTTTAAGGACCAAATAGATTTAAAGTAGCGAACGTTCACGGGCGATTTCAGGTAGTTGCGCAATAAAAAGTGATAACTTTTGCGAAAATTTAAATCGGCATTTCAACATGCTTcgagatataaatattcaacttgttataaatatgtaattacaaaaaaagaaaaagaaaaaaagagatatatatacatatatattctgttaaatttttattgtggAGACCAAACGCTCAACGTGAATATCacttaaaaatgtttattaattaaacatgtgatatttgttatattgttatttatgtatGTTATTACGCAaatgtttatataatatatcattactaaaatgtgtattacataaaaataatttattagataaCGAGATGAAGCGTCGGGCACAACATTTTGGTCAATTTAGCGCAAAAGTTTAAAAagcattataattttatcgcgtatATTATTCGATTGTCCGATTAAGTtaagtaattatattgttaacGTTACAAATGCTGCTTGCGAAGagac encodes the following:
- the Ddc gene encoding aromatic-L-amino-acid decarboxylase; translated protein: MDPDSFKDYAKDMAEYITNYLENIRDRRVLPTVEPGYMKLLLPSEPPHEPEQWSDIMADIDRVIMPGVTHWQSPKFHAYFPTAQSYPAILADMLSGAIACIGFTWIASPACTELEVIVLDWLGKMLDLPKEFLACSGGKGGGVIQGTASEATLVALLGAKAKKIKQVKEQHPDWTENEIIDKLVAYCSCQAHSSVERAGLLGGVKFRQLEVDEKYKLRGDTLAEAIKKDREEGFIPFYAVATLGTTVNCAFDRLDEMGYVSNRENVWLHVDAAYAGSAFICPEFRYLMKGIETADSFNFNPHKWMLVNFDCSAMWLKDPTYVINAFNVDPLYLKHDMQGAAPDYRHWQIPLGRRFRSLKLWFVLRLYGVENLQKYIRKHVAQAHEFEALVLTDPRFEIVSEVLMGLVCFRLKGSNELNETLLKRINGAGNIHLVPSKIKDMYFLRFAVCSRFSESKDIQYSWKEIKLRATEVLEEQSISK